One segment of Pseudophryne corroboree isolate aPseCor3 chromosome 10, aPseCor3.hap2, whole genome shotgun sequence DNA contains the following:
- the SMIM1 gene encoding small integral membrane protein 1, translating into MQPQETPGVQYSRWNDRNQEEISVNMSTTETPTWRRVYNVLCTGKIGIAMKVVGGLALFWIIFIIGYVTGYYVHKCKKI; encoded by the exons ATGCAGCCACAGGAGACACCCGGCGTTCAGTATAGTCGATGGAATGATAGAAACCAAGAAGAAATTAGCGTGAACATGTCTACCACAGAAACACCAACATGGCGGAG AGTCTACAACGTACTGTGTACCGGGAAGATTGGCATCGCTATGAAAGTGGTGGGAGGACTTGCCTTGTTTTGGATTATATTCATCATTGGCTATGTCACCGGTTACTACGTTCACAAATGCAAAAAAATATAA